In one window of Toxotes jaculatrix isolate fToxJac2 chromosome 10, fToxJac2.pri, whole genome shotgun sequence DNA:
- the LOC121188396 gene encoding gamma-aminobutyric acid receptor subunit pi, whose product MCVQLHMLLILCLTFTQGTCMFPNHHWGEWNDSQLQPTIQKLMKGYNRYLRPNFNEGPVEIGMSLDIASIDAISEINMDYTATIFLRQRWRDSRLVFPGNESVSLDGRLVSLLWIPDTFIPDSKRSFLHDVTVENRLIRIFSNGTVLYALRITATIACNMDLTKYPMDRQVCTLQLESWGYNLQDVVFYWTRGNDSVRGLDTLRLAQYSIESYYTSVSEAVYETGQYPKLVLHFALRRNVLFFILETYVPSILLVVLSWVSFWISQSSVPARTCIGVTTVLTMTTLMMGARTSLPNANCFIKAIDVYLGICFTFIFGALLEYACAHFYTMQHQTLEDLHRDLLKELNESNGNGSIPIVSSTQPKQSVDIGSSAEETTEQSVNSDTKNHTGSKEKVTGQGCGLSSVKDALRRAASVFVVENPHNIDRHARTVFPTAFLFVNILYWLYYLFL is encoded by the exons ATGTGTGTCCAGCTGCACATGCTACTGATCCTGTGTCTGACCTTCACACAGGG CACTTGTATGTTTCCTAACCATCACTGGGGTGAATGGAACGACTCTCAGCTTCAGCCAACGATTCAGAAGCTGATGAAAGGATACAACCGCTACCTCAGACCTAACTTCAATG AGGGCCCTGTGGAAATTGGAATGAGCCTCGACATCGCCAGCATTGATGCCATCTCTGAAATCAATATG GACTACACTGCAACTATTTTCCTCCGTCAGCGCTGGCGGGATTCCAGGCTGGTGTTCCCGGGAAATGAGAGCGTCAGCCTGGACGGACGCTTGGTGTCACTGCTCTGGATCCCTGACACCTTCATCCCCGACTCCAAGCGCTCCTTCCTGCATGACGTCACCGTGGAAAACCGCCTCATTCGCATCTTCAGCAATGGAACTGTTCTCTACGCCCTtcg CATCACGGCTACGATTGCCTGCAACATGGACCTGACCAAGTACCCCATGGACAGACAGGTGTGCACTCTGCAGCTGGAGAGCT ggggCTACAACCTGCAGGATGTGGTTTTCTACTGGACCAGAGGGAATGATTCAGTGAGGGGTCTTGACACACTGCGGCTGGCTCAGTACAGTATAGAGAGCTACTATACATCAGTGTCAGAGGCTGTATATGAAACAG GACAATACCCTAAGCTGGTGCTGCATTTTGCACTGCGTAGAAACGTGTTGTTCTTTATCCTGGAGACTTATGTTCCTTCCATTCTCCTAGTGGTTCTCTCCTGGGTCTCCTTCTGGATCAGCCAATCCTCTGTGCCAGCTAGAACCTGCATTG GAGTGACTACAGTCCTGACCATGACCACGCTGATGATGGGCGCTCGCACTTCTTTGCCCAATGCCAACTGCTTCATTAAGGCCATAGATGTTTACCTGGGCATCTGCTTCACCTTCATCTTTGGTGCGCTGCTGGAGTACGCCTGTGCCCACTTCTACACCATGCAGCACCAGACCTTAGAGGATTTACACAGA GATCTCCTGAAGGAGTTAAATGAATCCAACGGAAATGGCTCCATCCCCATCGTCAGCTCCACCCAACCAAAACAATCTGTGGATATCGGCTCCAGTGCAGAGGAGACCACGGAGCAGTCAGTGAACAGCGACACTAAGAACCACACTGGGTCAAAAGAGAAGGTGACAGGGCAAGGGTGTGGCCTGTCTTCCGTGAAGGACGCATTGCGCAGGGCAGCATCTGTCTTCGTTGTGGAAAATCCACACAACATTGATCGTCACGCCCGCACCGTTTTCCCCACAGCGTTTCTCTTTGTCAATATTCTCTACTGGCTTTACTATCTCTTTCTCTGA